The following coding sequences lie in one Arachis ipaensis cultivar K30076 chromosome B03, Araip1.1, whole genome shotgun sequence genomic window:
- the LOC107633796 gene encoding GLABRA2 expression modulator-like — MMMEPPKPGTNQASQIPHGAGSGRTFPSSGSAKKSVHWSPELVTESTFVSSPQESRFNPRAYFSPSFSSPPSSTSSQSATTVTFFETVVTVRNVLGRWGKKVGEATRRAESLAGNTWQHLKTSPSFAEAAMGRIAQGTKVLAEGGYEKIFLHTFETVPEERLLNSFACYLSTSAGPIMGVLYISTVKIAYASDNPISYQSDDNRTEWSYYKVAIPLYELKAVNPSSNTANPAEKYIQVISVDNHEFWFMGFLNYEGAVECLQEAFLSAKSLRFEA, encoded by the exons ATGATGATGGAACCGCCGAAGCCAGGAACGAACCAAGCATCTCAGATTCCGCACGGAGCGGGATCGGGGCGCACCTTTCCGTCGTCCGGTAGCGCGAAAAAGTCTGTGCATTGGAGCCCCGAATTGGTAACGGAATCCACCTTCGTGTCTTCACCTCAGGAATCGCGCTTCAATCCACGCGCCTAtttctctccctctttctctTCTCCTCCTTCGTCGACTTCTTCGCAATCCGCGACCACAGTAACCTTCTTTG AGACGGTGGTGACCGTTAGGAACGTGCTTGGAAGATGGGGAAAGAAGGTGGGGGAAGCAACTCGGAGAGCTGAGAGTCTCGCCGGAAACACGTGGCAGCACT TGAAAACAAGCCCCAGTTTTGCTGAAGCTGCTATGGGAAGAATTGCTCAGGGAACAAAGGTCCTGGCAGAAGGTGGATATGAGAAGATTTTTCTGCATACATTTGAGACAGTTCCTGAGGAACGGCTTCTGAATTCTTTTGCATGTTATCTATCAACATCAGCTGGTCCAATAATGGGGGTTTTGTATATCTCTACTGTAAAGATTGCATATGCTAGTGATAATCCTATTTCCTATCAATCTGATGATAACCGAACCGAATGGAGCTATTATAAG GTAGCTATTCCACTATACGAGCTAAAAGCAGTGAATCCTTCGTCAAACACAGCCAATCCTGCTGAGAAGTACATCCAGGTGATATCTGTGGACAACCATGAATTTTGGTTTATGGGGTTCTTGAACTATGAAGGTGCTGTGGAATGCCTACAAGAAGCTTTTCTATCTGCCAAATCCTTACGATTTGAAGCATAG